A single region of the Lycium barbarum isolate Lr01 chromosome 2, ASM1917538v2, whole genome shotgun sequence genome encodes:
- the LOC132625973 gene encoding uncharacterized protein LOC132625973 isoform X2 — protein MLSFSYILQLCETQILVDVLLCDRTCFKHLFHADYSGFASVCLTNFFIHRHIYSQEQKGINIFADDSSSAVKSFLHKELADHTAEVNVQHETLDGTFTFYDSTSGKLHIYQVASVTFDLLLLLVLGSYLIILFSFLFITPRSCCRIRSRSI, from the exons ATGCTTTCTTTCTCCTATATTCTGCAGCTTTGTGAGACTCAAATCTTGGTAGATGTCCTTTTATGTGATCGGACTTGTTTCAAGCATTTGTTTCATGCAGACTACAGTGGTTTTGCAAGCGTGTGTTTAACAAATTTCTTCATACACAGACACATTTACAGCCAGGAGCAGAAGGGCATAAACATATTTGCAGATGATAGTAGTTCAGCTGTCAAATCCTTCCTACATAAG GAATTAGCTGATCATACTGCAGAGGTGAACGTACAGCATGAGACTCTAGATGGAACGTTCACTTTTTACGATTCAACTAGTGGCAAGTTGCATATATATCAG GTTGCTAGCGTGACATTCGACCTGCTTTTGTTGTTGGTTCTAGGATCATACTTGATTATACTTTTCAGTTTTCTTTTTATCACCCCCAGG AGTTGTTGCAGGATACGATCAAGATCCATATAG